A section of the Ciceribacter thiooxidans genome encodes:
- a CDS encoding nitrous oxide reductase family maturation protein NosD, producing the protein MMIRLSAATLIGMAAFTAALPPFAFAAELEVSPSQDTALQAVIDRAAPGDTIMLQAGTYRGPVTIDKPLTLAGEKGAIIAGPGRGSVITVNAENATVRGLSVNGSGRNIAELDSGIFVAETATGAVVENNALDGNLFGIYLHGARDSVARGNHIVGIEEGRVNEAGNGVTVWNAPGAKVLDNDIRFGRDGIATNASKNNVFRGNRFRDLRFAVHYMYTNDSEVSDNVSIGNSIGYAIMFSKRLKVTGNISDGDRDHGLLLNYANDSVITGNAVIGRMQPIDRWRSAGTRSEHGVPQSSDDETVSLGDTRLGPEKCVFIYNANQNRFADNLFEGCAIGIHFTAGSEGNRMSGNAFIDNRNQVKYVGTRYLDWSEGGRGNYWSDNPAFDLDGDGIGDTPYRPNDLIDRVLWTAPQAKLLTSSPAVQVIRWAQAQFPALLPGGVVDSRPLMTPPADMATAGKGIVR; encoded by the coding sequence ATGATGATCCGCCTTTCTGCGGCAACACTGATCGGGATGGCGGCCTTTACGGCCGCCCTCCCACCTTTTGCCTTCGCGGCGGAACTCGAGGTTTCGCCGTCGCAGGATACTGCCTTGCAGGCGGTGATCGACCGGGCGGCGCCCGGTGACACCATCATGCTGCAGGCAGGGACCTATCGCGGGCCGGTCACCATCGACAAACCGCTGACGCTTGCCGGTGAGAAGGGTGCGATCATCGCCGGCCCCGGCCGCGGCAGCGTCATCACCGTAAACGCCGAGAACGCCACCGTTCGCGGCCTCTCGGTCAACGGATCGGGCCGCAACATCGCCGAGCTCGATTCCGGCATCTTCGTAGCGGAAACGGCGACCGGCGCGGTCGTCGAGAACAATGCGCTCGACGGCAACCTCTTCGGCATCTACCTGCACGGCGCCCGCGATTCCGTGGCGCGCGGCAACCATATCGTCGGCATCGAGGAAGGACGGGTAAACGAGGCCGGAAACGGCGTCACCGTGTGGAACGCGCCCGGCGCGAAGGTACTCGACAACGACATCCGTTTCGGCCGCGACGGCATCGCCACGAACGCCAGCAAGAACAACGTCTTCCGTGGCAACCGCTTCCGCGACCTGCGCTTTGCCGTGCACTACATGTACACCAACGACAGCGAAGTGAGCGACAACGTCTCGATCGGCAACTCGATCGGCTACGCGATCATGTTCTCGAAGCGGCTGAAGGTTACCGGCAACATCTCCGACGGCGACCGCGACCACGGCCTGCTGCTCAACTACGCCAATGATTCCGTCATCACCGGCAACGCGGTGATCGGCCGCATGCAGCCCATCGACCGCTGGCGCAGCGCCGGCACACGTTCGGAGCACGGCGTACCGCAATCGAGTGACGACGAGACCGTCAGCCTCGGCGACACCCGGCTCGGGCCGGAGAAATGCGTCTTCATCTACAACGCCAACCAGAACCGTTTCGCCGACAACCTGTTCGAGGGTTGTGCGATCGGCATCCATTTCACCGCCGGCTCGGAGGGCAACCGCATGAGCGGCAATGCATTCATCGACAACCGCAACCAGGTCAAATACGTCGGCACCCGCTATCTCGACTGGTCGGAGGGCGGGCGCGGCAATTACTGGAGCGACAATCCCGCCTTCGATCTCGACGGCGACGGCATCGGCGATACGCCGTACCGGCCGAACGATCTGATCGACCGCGTCCTCTGGACCGCACCGCAGGCGAAGCTGCTGACCAGCAGCCCGGCGGTGCAGGTGATCCGCTGGGCGCAGGCGCAGTTTCCCGCATTGCTGCCGGGCGGCGTGGTCGACAGCCGGCCACTGATGACACCGCCCGCCGACATGGCGACGGCCGGCAAGGGGATCGTCCGATGA
- a CDS encoding ABC transporter ATP-binding protein, which yields MTKTVSISAVGKRYGKVEAVRDVSFTLGAGETIALVGHNGAGKTTLIKLMLGLIRPTTGSVEVLGEDPSSGDFAVRRRLGYLPESVSFHMALTGRETLSFYARLKRVDEAEIPGLFERVGLAPLAADRPVRTYSKGMRQRLGLAQALLGEPRILLLDEPTSGLDPALRRSFYDLIAELRDKGTTVLLSSHALTELEGRADRVVIVNDGVKIADGTLDDLRRIARLPTRISLKVAEGTEKPQGINGTTPWRDLGDGAFETDVAPEEKIALLRKVTSTPATLSALSVSEPTLDDLYAHFLRGQQRP from the coding sequence ATGACGAAGACAGTCAGCATCTCCGCCGTCGGCAAGCGCTACGGCAAGGTCGAGGCCGTGCGCGACGTTTCCTTCACGCTCGGCGCCGGCGAGACAATCGCGCTCGTCGGCCACAACGGTGCCGGAAAGACCACGCTCATCAAGCTCATGCTCGGCCTCATCCGGCCGACGACCGGTTCCGTCGAGGTGCTCGGCGAGGACCCGTCGAGCGGCGACTTCGCGGTGCGCCGCCGGCTCGGCTATCTTCCCGAAAGCGTCTCCTTCCACATGGCGCTCACCGGCCGGGAAACACTCTCCTTCTATGCGCGGCTGAAGCGCGTCGACGAGGCAGAAATCCCCGGTCTCTTCGAGCGGGTCGGGCTCGCACCGCTCGCCGCCGACCGGCCGGTCCGGACCTATTCCAAGGGCATGCGGCAGCGCCTCGGGCTCGCGCAGGCGCTGCTCGGCGAGCCGCGCATCCTGCTTCTCGACGAACCGACGAGCGGCCTCGACCCGGCGCTCCGCCGCAGCTTCTACGACCTCATCGCCGAGCTGCGGGACAAGGGCACGACGGTGCTTCTCTCCTCCCACGCACTCACCGAACTCGAGGGCCGCGCCGACCGTGTTGTCATCGTCAACGACGGCGTCAAGATCGCCGACGGTACGCTCGACGACCTGCGCCGCATCGCGCGCCTGCCGACGCGGATCAGCCTCAAGGTCGCCGAGGGCACCGAGAAGCCGCAGGGCATCAACGGCACCACGCCGTGGCGGGACCTCGGCGACGGCGCCTTCGAGACGGACGTGGCGCCCGAGGAGAAGATCGCGCTGCTCAGGAAGGTGACCTCGACGCCGGCGACGCTCAGCGCCCTCAGCGTCTCCGAGCCGACGCTCGACGATCTTTATGCGCATTTCCTGAGAGGGCAGCAGAGACCATGA
- a CDS encoding ABC transporter permease subunit: protein MTNLLIIARKEIQEGLRNRWVLATTLLLAALALTLTFLGSAPTGNVGAGRLDVVIVSLASLTIFLVPLIALLLSHDAIVGEMERGTMLLLLSYPLGRREVIFGKFLGHLAILAFATVFGYGAAAAALAATGTAIDAESLRAFLAMIASSVLLGAVFTAIGYVASALSGERSTAGGIAVGIWLFFVLIYDMALLGALVAAQGKTVPSWLLDLLLLANPTDAYRLLNLGSGEAGALSGLGGVAAHTGLSPVLLLAALAVWTLAPLAAATLLFSRREL from the coding sequence ATGACCAACCTATTGATCATCGCCCGCAAGGAAATCCAGGAAGGGCTCAGGAACCGCTGGGTGCTCGCGACCACGCTGCTGCTTGCCGCACTCGCGCTTACGCTCACCTTCCTCGGCAGCGCCCCGACCGGCAATGTCGGCGCCGGGCGGCTCGACGTCGTCATCGTCTCGCTCGCGAGCCTGACGATCTTTCTCGTGCCGCTGATCGCGCTGCTTCTCTCCCACGATGCGATCGTCGGCGAGATGGAGCGCGGCACGATGCTCTTGCTGCTCAGCTACCCGCTCGGCCGGCGCGAGGTCATCTTCGGCAAGTTTCTCGGTCACCTGGCGATCCTCGCCTTCGCAACCGTTTTCGGCTACGGCGCCGCCGCCGCCGCACTTGCGGCCACCGGCACGGCGATCGACGCCGAAAGCCTGCGGGCCTTCCTCGCCATGATCGCCTCCTCCGTGCTGCTCGGCGCCGTCTTCACCGCGATCGGCTACGTGGCGAGCGCGCTTTCCGGCGAGCGCAGCACGGCAGGCGGGATTGCCGTCGGCATCTGGCTGTTCTTCGTCCTGATCTACGACATGGCGCTCCTCGGCGCACTCGTCGCCGCGCAGGGAAAGACGGTGCCGTCCTGGCTCCTCGACCTGCTGCTTCTCGCAAATCCCACCGACGCCTACCGGCTCCTCAATCTCGGCTCGGGCGAAGCGGGTGCACTTTCCGGCCTCGGCGGGGTCGCCGCCCATACCGGCCTCTCGCCTGTTCTGCTTCTCGCCGCCCTTGCGGTCTGGACGCTGGCGCCGCTTGCCGCTGCGACCCTGCTTTTCTCGCGGAGAGAACTATGA
- a CDS encoding nitrous oxide reductase accessory protein NosL: MKPLVLASSLLAFLLLTGCSEEKKAEVPAPYALTEEAMGRYCGMNVLEHAGPKGQIILEQIPEPIWFSTARDALAFTMLPEEPKDIAAIYVSDMAKAPNWDAPGAENWVDARKAFFVIGSSARGGMGSEETVPFSTEAAAKEFAQKNGGRIVRFDEVPQDYVLGNGTDEKGQNNG, from the coding sequence ATGAAACCGCTTGTTCTCGCTTCAAGCCTCCTCGCCTTCCTGCTGCTGACCGGATGCAGCGAGGAGAAGAAGGCCGAGGTGCCGGCCCCTTACGCGCTGACCGAAGAGGCGATGGGCCGATACTGCGGCATGAACGTGCTGGAGCATGCAGGCCCGAAGGGACAGATCATCCTCGAACAGATCCCGGAGCCGATCTGGTTCTCGACGGCGCGCGATGCACTCGCCTTCACCATGCTGCCGGAAGAGCCGAAGGACATCGCGGCGATCTACGTTTCCGACATGGCGAAGGCGCCGAACTGGGACGCGCCGGGGGCGGAAAACTGGGTCGACGCGCGCAAAGCCTTCTTCGTCATAGGCAGCTCGGCGCGTGGCGGCATGGGCAGCGAGGAAACGGTGCCGTTCTCGACCGAGGCGGCGGCCAAGGAGTTTGCACAGAAGAACGGCGGCCGCATCGTCCGCTTCGACGAGGTCCCGCAGGATTACGTGCTCGGCAACGGCACGGACGAGAAAGGACAGAACAATGGCTGA
- a CDS encoding FAD:protein FMN transferase: MAEAFNRRRALTIMAAVAGLPLIPFAGRARAAVAPVTWQGQALGAPATLILNQPDKAEAETLVARVVAEVRRLEEIFSLYRPDSVLSELNRTGALATPPADLVDLLGHCRTAWETTGGAFDPTVQPLWMLYARHFQGLGADPSGPDGRALTQALSMVGFGGVHVNRDRIAFAKAGMALTLNGIAQGYITDRVVALLRDAGVTSSLVEMGESRAIGAKADGSPWRIGLAESEMGEEPEIVLPVIDKAVATSSASGFHFDTSGRFGHILDPRQGAVPPLYHRMSVVAPSATMADAFSTAFSLMKQEDIRAVATAAPEMTVDLSTADGRHFRFGRTL; this comes from the coding sequence ATGGCTGAGGCTTTCAACCGCCGCCGGGCGCTGACCATCATGGCCGCCGTCGCGGGGCTCCCCCTCATTCCCTTCGCCGGCCGTGCACGGGCAGCAGTCGCGCCCGTGACCTGGCAAGGGCAGGCGCTCGGCGCGCCGGCGACCCTGATCCTCAATCAACCCGACAAGGCGGAAGCCGAGACGCTCGTCGCCCGGGTGGTCGCCGAGGTTCGTCGGCTGGAGGAAATATTCAGCCTCTATCGACCGGATTCCGTGCTTTCCGAGCTCAACCGGACGGGTGCGCTTGCCACGCCGCCCGCCGATCTCGTGGACCTGCTCGGCCATTGCCGGACCGCCTGGGAAACGACGGGCGGCGCCTTCGACCCGACCGTGCAGCCGCTTTGGATGCTCTATGCCCGCCACTTCCAGGGCCTTGGAGCAGACCCGTCCGGACCGGACGGCAGGGCGCTGACGCAAGCGCTTTCGATGGTCGGCTTCGGCGGCGTGCACGTCAATCGCGACCGCATCGCCTTCGCAAAGGCCGGCATGGCGCTCACGCTGAACGGCATTGCCCAGGGTTACATCACCGACCGGGTGGTGGCGCTGTTGCGCGACGCCGGCGTGACCAGCAGCCTCGTCGAGATGGGTGAAAGCCGCGCGATCGGCGCGAAGGCCGACGGCAGCCCGTGGCGGATCGGGCTCGCGGAAAGCGAAATGGGCGAGGAACCGGAAATCGTGCTGCCGGTCATCGACAAGGCGGTCGCGACCTCCAGCGCCTCCGGCTTCCACTTCGACACCTCCGGCCGTTTCGGGCACATCCTCGATCCGCGACAGGGCGCGGTGCCGCCGCTCTACCACCGCATGAGCGTGGTGGCGCCGTCGGCGACGATGGCCGACGCCTTCTCGACGGCGTTCAGCCTGATGAAGCAGGAGGATATCCGGGCGGTGGCGACGGCCGCTCCAGAGATGACCGTCGATCTCTCGACTGCGGACGGAAGGCACTTCCGCTTCGGCCGCACGCTCTGA
- a CDS encoding DUF6522 family protein — translation MKIERDAKGDFLVDSAEIAGRFGLSEEDFRTRMRHGLIKSTVETGEGEDAGTCRLSLRLGNRVWRAILDGEDRVIREGVSFVRGELLRRPEAGGHE, via the coding sequence ATGAAGATCGAACGCGACGCGAAGGGCGATTTCCTCGTCGATTCCGCCGAAATCGCTGGCCGGTTCGGCCTTTCGGAAGAGGATTTCCGAACGCGCATGCGCCACGGGCTCATCAAGAGTACGGTCGAGACCGGCGAGGGCGAGGATGCCGGCACCTGCCGTCTCAGCCTTCGCCTCGGAAACCGCGTCTGGCGGGCGATCCTCGACGGCGAGGACCGCGTGATCCGGGAGGGCGTTTCCTTCGTCCGCGGCGAGCTCCTGCGCCGTCCGGAGGCCGGCGGGCACGAGTAA
- a CDS encoding HPP family protein: protein MTNKPVRNRRFRPENRFPFFHPILAGATLRERLLACLGALIATTLTGLVCGALLGPDPHLPLIVAPIGASAVILFVVPSSPLGQPWSVIGGNVISGIVGLTVAQLVAEPVLATGIAAALAIAAMSLTRSLHPPGGAVAMTAVLGNAALAKWGYLYPFIPVGLNSCLLVGLAFAFHRATGRAYPHVAAPRPVNTHETRDLPPPVRVGFREEDIDAALAALDETFDIDRGDLERLLKQVEVEATIRAHGPLSCGDIMSRDVVTVGERASPGEARQLLLHHNIRTLPVTGEDDRLLGTVGLRELAHADKEIAGVISAAATAAVDDPALGLLPLLTDGRAHAVVIVDGDRHILGLISQTDLLAAIARTLPGMPGHASLVGAPPVLVAAQ from the coding sequence ATGACCAATAAACCCGTTCGCAACCGGCGTTTCCGGCCCGAAAACCGCTTTCCCTTCTTCCACCCCATCCTTGCCGGCGCGACGCTGCGCGAACGTCTGCTCGCCTGCCTCGGCGCACTGATCGCGACCACGCTCACCGGCCTCGTCTGCGGAGCGCTGCTCGGCCCGGATCCGCACCTGCCCTTGATCGTTGCGCCGATCGGCGCCTCTGCAGTCATCCTCTTCGTCGTTCCCTCGAGCCCGCTCGGACAGCCCTGGTCGGTCATCGGCGGCAATGTGATATCGGGTATCGTCGGGCTCACCGTCGCGCAGCTGGTGGCGGAGCCGGTGCTTGCGACCGGGATTGCCGCGGCGCTGGCAATCGCCGCCATGTCGCTCACCCGCTCGCTTCATCCGCCCGGCGGTGCCGTCGCCATGACGGCGGTGCTCGGCAATGCCGCGCTCGCCAAATGGGGCTATCTCTATCCCTTCATCCCGGTCGGACTGAACTCCTGCCTGCTGGTCGGCCTCGCCTTCGCCTTCCACCGGGCGACAGGCCGCGCCTATCCGCATGTCGCAGCACCCCGTCCGGTGAACACCCACGAGACCCGCGACCTGCCGCCGCCGGTCCGCGTCGGCTTCCGCGAGGAGGACATCGATGCGGCGCTCGCCGCGCTCGACGAGACCTTCGACATCGACCGCGGCGATCTCGAACGGCTGCTGAAGCAGGTCGAGGTCGAGGCGACGATCCGGGCACACGGCCCGCTTTCGTGCGGCGACATCATGTCCCGCGATGTGGTAACCGTCGGCGAACGGGCCTCGCCGGGCGAGGCCCGTCAGCTTCTCCTGCATCACAATATCCGCACGCTGCCGGTGACCGGGGAGGACGACCGTCTGCTCGGCACAGTCGGTCTCAGGGAACTCGCCCATGCCGACAAGGAGATCGCCGGCGTCATCTCCGCCGCGGCGACCGCCGCCGTCGATGATCCGGCGCTCGGCCTGCTGCCGCTCCTGACCGACGGCCGCGCCCACGCCGTCGTCATCGTCGATGGCGACAGGCACATTCTGGGGCTGATTTCGCAGACCGATCTGCTCGCCGCAATCGCCCGGACCTTGCCCGGCATGCCCGGGCATGCGAGCCTCGTCGGTGCGCCGCCTGTACTGGTCGCGGCGCAATAG
- a CDS encoding 5-formyltetrahydrofolate cyclo-ligase: MSGRDDDEESREYASPACFMHEIDPAYMGLTPVEPHDVGRWRSAERERLIAQRMALSPDARASYSRLIAERLDTLVPEVAGKAISLYWPFRGEPDLRPWMASVTARGGKALLPIVVEKGRPLTFRAWAEGEKLERGVWNIPYPAEGPEVTPDVVIAPLVGFDRDFYRLGYGGGYYDRTLAGLAGRPMAIGVGYGLQEIPTIHPQRHDVPMQAIVTERCVRRS, from the coding sequence ATGTCCGGTCGCGACGATGACGAGGAAAGCCGCGAATATGCTTCGCCGGCCTGTTTCATGCACGAGATCGACCCAGCCTATATGGGGCTCACACCTGTGGAACCGCATGACGTCGGACGATGGCGCTCGGCGGAGCGGGAGCGGCTGATCGCCCAGCGCATGGCGCTCTCGCCGGACGCGCGGGCGAGCTATTCGCGGCTGATCGCCGAGCGGCTCGATACGCTCGTTCCCGAGGTTGCCGGCAAGGCAATCAGCCTCTATTGGCCCTTTCGCGGCGAACCTGACCTCCGGCCCTGGATGGCGTCGGTGACGGCAAGGGGCGGCAAGGCCCTGCTCCCGATCGTCGTTGAAAAGGGACGGCCGCTCACCTTCCGCGCCTGGGCGGAGGGCGAGAAACTCGAACGCGGGGTGTGGAACATTCCCTACCCGGCTGAGGGGCCGGAGGTCACGCCGGACGTGGTGATCGCGCCGCTGGTCGGTTTCGACCGCGACTTCTATCGCCTCGGCTACGGCGGCGGCTATTACGACCGCACGCTGGCGGGGCTTGCCGGCCGGCCGATGGCGATCGGCGTCGGTTACGGATTACAGGAGATCCCGACCATCCACCCGCAGCGGCACGACGTGCCCATGCAGGCAATCGTCACGGAGCGGTGCGTCCGCCGGTCATGA
- a CDS encoding DUF4167 domain-containing protein — protein MSKRPTRGPRQKSPSNNRARSGARGGSHGPATSPKAAMDRYEHYLALAQETARSGDRIEAENYYQHAEHYYRSAAAITAAAAEKTPHA, from the coding sequence ATGAGCAAAAGACCAACCCGCGGGCCTCGCCAGAAGAGCCCGTCAAACAACCGCGCCCGCAGCGGCGCACGCGGCGGCTCGCACGGCCCGGCGACCTCGCCCAAGGCCGCAATGGACCGCTACGAGCACTATCTTGCGCTGGCGCAGGAAACCGCCCGCTCGGGCGACCGCATCGAAGCGGAAAACTACTACCAGCATGCCGAACATTATTATCGCAGCGCCGCGGCGATTACCGCCGCAGCCGCGGAAAAGACCCCTCACGCCTGA
- a CDS encoding histone deacetylase family protein: MKAFYADEQKRHDPKMFLSSGAPLPNPEQPERVERLLLGAKAAGCEIVRPRAHGLAPIAAVHTPEYLEFLEHIFRRWQRIAGASEEVIPNIHPLARTGRYPASAVGQAGYHMADTACPISAETWESVCWSAWSAVEAAEAVFAGAPTAYALCRPPGHHAFTDVAGGFCFVNNSAVAAQHLRRSAARVAILDVDLHHGNGTQGIFYARPDVLTISLHADPVRFYPFFWGHADERGEGPGLGYNLNLPLPRQSGDEDFLLALGAAFRRIRAFSPDALVVALGLDAFEGDPFGGLSVTTPGFSRIGEAIAGLKLPTVIVQEGGYLCDALSDNLTAFLSAFGAGAGG, translated from the coding sequence ATGAAAGCCTTCTACGCCGACGAGCAGAAGCGGCACGACCCGAAGATGTTCCTGTCGAGCGGTGCGCCGCTTCCCAATCCGGAGCAGCCCGAACGGGTCGAGCGCCTGCTCCTCGGCGCGAAGGCGGCCGGCTGCGAGATCGTCCGGCCGCGGGCCCACGGATTGGCCCCGATCGCCGCCGTCCACACGCCGGAATATCTCGAATTCCTGGAGCATATCTTCAGGCGCTGGCAGCGCATCGCCGGCGCCTCGGAGGAGGTTATCCCGAACATCCATCCGCTCGCCCGCACCGGGCGCTACCCCGCATCCGCCGTCGGCCAGGCCGGCTACCACATGGCCGACACGGCGTGCCCGATCTCCGCCGAAACCTGGGAGAGCGTCTGCTGGAGCGCATGGAGCGCAGTGGAGGCGGCAGAGGCGGTGTTCGCAGGCGCGCCGACCGCCTACGCGCTTTGCCGACCGCCCGGCCACCATGCCTTCACCGATGTCGCCGGCGGTTTCTGCTTCGTCAACAATTCCGCGGTCGCCGCGCAGCATCTGCGCCGGTCGGCCGCGCGGGTGGCGATCCTCGACGTCGATCTCCATCACGGCAACGGCACGCAGGGCATCTTCTATGCGCGCCCCGATGTGCTGACGATCTCGCTTCATGCCGATCCGGTGCGCTTCTACCCCTTCTTCTGGGGCCACGCCGACGAGCGCGGGGAGGGGCCCGGCCTCGGCTACAACCTCAATCTGCCGCTGCCGCGCCAGTCGGGCGACGAGGATTTCCTGCTCGCTCTCGGCGCCGCCTTCCGCCGCATCCGTGCCTTTTCTCCCGATGCTCTCGTCGTGGCGCTCGGGCTCGATGCCTTCGAGGGTGACCCCTTCGGCGGGCTGTCGGTGACGACGCCCGGTTTTTCGCGGATCGGCGAGGCGATTGCCGGCCTCAAGCTGCCGACCGTCATCGTTCAGGAGGGCGGCTATCTCTGCGACGCGCTTTCCGACAATCTCACCGCATTCCTCTCCGCCTTCGGGGCAGGCGCCGGCGGCTGA
- a CDS encoding GNAT family N-acetyltransferase, whose product MSDEGNEAAALRIRPAEPQDAEAMHAAILALAGHLGQQAKIRSTAEDFRRYGFGPEAAFSGFIAEVDGEVAGLCLFFPIFSTWLGRPGVYVQDLFVDVRFRGRKIGERLLRAVAAWSRRRGGVYLRLAVDTENLSAHGFYERVGLAWLSTDREHGAYGEAFQALAGPDETRHEEM is encoded by the coding sequence ATGAGCGACGAGGGAAACGAGGCGGCGGCCCTGCGCATCCGTCCGGCGGAGCCGCAGGATGCAGAAGCGATGCACGCGGCGATCCTCGCGCTTGCCGGCCATCTCGGCCAGCAGGCGAAGATCAGGAGCACCGCGGAGGATTTCCGCCGCTACGGCTTCGGCCCGGAGGCGGCCTTTTCCGGCTTCATTGCCGAAGTGGACGGCGAGGTTGCCGGGCTCTGCCTGTTCTTTCCGATCTTCTCCACCTGGCTCGGCCGGCCGGGCGTCTACGTGCAGGACCTTTTCGTCGACGTGCGTTTCCGCGGGCGGAAGATCGGCGAGCGCCTCCTGCGCGCGGTCGCCGCCTGGTCGCGCAGGCGTGGCGGCGTCTATCTGCGCCTTGCGGTGGATACCGAAAACCTCTCCGCCCACGGCTTCTACGAGCGCGTGGGCCTCGCCTGGCTCTCGACCGACCGCGAGCACGGCGCCTATGGCGAGGCCTTCCAGGCGCTCGCCGGTCCCGATGAAACCCGACACGAGGAAATGTGA
- a CDS encoding 3-keto-5-aminohexanoate cleavage protein: MTTKTDPMRNKVIITCAVTGSVHTPTMSPYLPVTPDEIAAEAIAAADAGAAILHLHARDPKDGRPSADPAVFRQFLPRIKQATDAVVNISTGGSSLMALEARLAPALDAGPEMASLNMGSMNFALFPVLDKPLEWKHAWEPQLLEATRGTIFKNTFEDMEFILDRLGRGCGTRFEFECYDVGHLYSLAYLRDRGLVSGRLFIQFVFGVLGGIGADPENLTHMKRIADKLFGADYSFSVLAAGRHQMPMITMSAAMGGHVRVGLEDSLYSGRGRLARSNAEQVERIRSVLDALSLEIATPAEARAHLGLKGADTVAF; encoded by the coding sequence ATGACCACGAAGACCGACCCCATGCGCAACAAGGTGATCATTACCTGCGCCGTCACCGGCTCGGTGCACACGCCGACCATGTCGCCCTACCTGCCGGTGACGCCGGACGAGATCGCAGCCGAAGCGATCGCCGCCGCCGATGCCGGTGCCGCGATCCTGCATCTGCACGCCCGCGATCCGAAGGACGGCCGCCCGAGCGCCGATCCGGCGGTCTTCCGGCAGTTCCTGCCGCGCATCAAGCAGGCGACGGACGCGGTGGTCAACATCTCGACCGGCGGCTCCTCGCTGATGGCGCTCGAAGCGCGTCTCGCTCCGGCACTCGATGCGGGTCCCGAGATGGCCTCCCTCAACATGGGCTCGATGAACTTCGCCCTCTTCCCGGTACTCGACAAGCCGCTGGAATGGAAGCACGCCTGGGAGCCGCAGTTACTCGAGGCGACCCGCGGCACGATCTTCAAGAACACCTTCGAGGACATGGAATTCATCCTCGACAGGCTCGGCCGGGGATGCGGCACACGCTTCGAATTCGAGTGCTACGATGTCGGGCATCTCTACTCGCTCGCCTATCTGCGCGACCGCGGCCTCGTCTCGGGGCGGCTCTTCATCCAGTTCGTCTTCGGCGTGCTCGGCGGCATCGGCGCCGATCCGGAAAACCTCACCCACATGAAGCGCATCGCCGACAAGCTCTTCGGTGCCGACTATAGTTTCTCGGTGCTCGCCGCCGGCCGCCACCAGATGCCGATGATCACCATGTCCGCCGCCATGGGCGGCCATGTCCGCGTCGGGCTGGAGGACAGCCTCTACAGCGGCCGCGGCCGTCTCGCCCGTAGCAATGCCGAGCAGGTCGAGCGCATCCGCAGCGTCCTCGACGCCCTGTCGCTCGAGATCGCCACCCCTGCCGAGGCGCGCGCTCATCTCGGCCTGAAGGGCGCCGATACGGTGGCCTTTTGA